In Haloarcula halophila, a single window of DNA contains:
- a CDS encoding CDP-alcohol phosphatidyltransferase family protein has product MSHDGLPPLSERRRVVEGVAFVVLALAAVGSGYRWLFGTTMPETAGLWLGPTTAVVGFVAVFTWRHREAMRTTDGVAMESLGVANAVTLGRGVLIGIVAGFVLLEPEGRYLWVPAVGYGVAVVLDSIDGALARSLGTESRLGTRLDMAVDTIGFLVAPLVAVAWGWLPVWYLSLSAARYCYRAGCWLYRVRGGTVGPLPKSLLRRPLSGLQMVFLWVALVPIVPTDPVALAAPFVLLPSLAVFVRDFLAVTVLATEE; this is encoded by the coding sequence ATGAGCCACGACGGGTTGCCCCCCCTCTCCGAGCGCCGGCGCGTGGTCGAGGGGGTGGCCTTCGTCGTGCTCGCGCTGGCCGCGGTCGGTTCGGGGTACCGCTGGCTCTTCGGGACGACGATGCCCGAGACAGCAGGGCTGTGGCTCGGCCCGACGACCGCCGTCGTCGGGTTCGTGGCCGTGTTCACCTGGCGGCACCGCGAGGCGATGCGGACCACGGACGGGGTGGCGATGGAGTCGCTCGGGGTCGCCAACGCGGTCACGCTCGGCCGGGGCGTCCTGATCGGCATCGTGGCCGGGTTCGTCCTTCTCGAACCGGAAGGGCGGTACCTCTGGGTCCCCGCCGTCGGCTACGGTGTCGCCGTCGTCCTCGACAGCATCGACGGGGCGCTCGCGCGCTCGCTGGGGACCGAATCCCGCCTCGGCACGCGACTGGACATGGCCGTCGATACCATCGGGTTTCTGGTGGCTCCGCTGGTCGCGGTCGCCTGGGGCTGGCTCCCGGTATGGTACCTCTCGCTGTCGGCCGCTCGCTACTGCTACCGGGCGGGGTGTTGGCTCTACCGGGTCCGCGGCGGGACGGTCGGGCCACTCCCGAAGAGTCTGTTGCGTCGCCCGCTCTCGGGCCTCCAGATGGTGTTTCTCTGGGTCGCACTCGTCCCGATAGTTCCGACCGATCCGGTGGCGCTGGCCGCTCCGTTCGTCCTACTTCCGTCACTCGCGGTGTTCGTCCGGGACTTCCTCGCGGTCACCGTTCTGGCAACCGAAGAGTGA